The genomic stretch AGttacagaaacagttaaaaAGATGTTGAAAGACGGAGCAGTTGGTACGTTAGTTATACCCGAATGGAAGTCGGCTCCTTATTGGCCGGTCTTGTCAGAGGGTAAcagattcaaatattttgttgaaaatcataAGATCTTTCCGGGTTCAGGGATAACTCATAGAAGAAGAGGGCGAAATGGGATATTTGGtatgattaaacaaaatttcaatttcgtTGCTATGCGTATTGAAGTTTAGGTTGTAATATTATCATAGATTGATTTTCTGTTTTCCAGGAATAGGTTTGAGAGACAAAATTAAGGATGATGTTAAAGAAGCCGGAGTAGACGAGGAATCTGAACTTTTCAAGTATGCAGAACATATGTCCAGTTATATTGTGAACAGTAGAAGTGATAATACAGCAAAATCGTACTTTTATGCATTTAAACGTTGggaaacatttattaaaaaacatgGTTTTCAAGCTTTACCAGCACAGCCGGTTCATATagctttatatataacttactTGCTTGACACTGGTGCTACATGTAACACTATTAATTCTGCTATATATAGTATAAAATGGGTGCATGAAATGAGTAATTTTGCAGATCCAACTAAAAATTCATATATTCATTCATTACAAGAATCTGCCAAGAGAGTGGCTACTGTTAAGAAACACAAGAAGGACCCCGTTTCATTAGatatgttattgaaattgtGTAGCATGTTTTCAGATAGCCAAGATTTACTTGTGGTTCGTGATTTAACAATGATTTTACTGTCTTTTGCTGGGTTTTTGCGTTTCGATGAGATTAGCTCTCTTTTGTGTAAAAATGTTGAAGTTAAatcagattatttaattttgtatatagagAAGAGTAAGACTGACCAGTATCGTAATGGTAATGAGGTTTTAATTTCCAAGGGGGATACCATTGCTTGCCCATATGAgatgtttttgaaatatgtaaatCTTTCAGGTGTCATTTTGGAATCAAATTTTTTCCTGTTTAGACCTATTTTTCGTTCTAAAAGTATTTGtaaacttatatataaaaacaaaaagcttAGTTATACTACAGCCAGAGAAAGCATTATTTCTAGACTGAAACTAGTTTCAAAAGACCTGAAGCTTGGATTGCATTCAATGCGGTCAGGTGGTGCTACTGCTGCAGCAAATTCGGATGTCAATGATAGGGTATGGAAACGACACGGTCGTTGGAAAAGTGACAGTAGCAAGGATGGTTACGTTGTGGATTCAGTTGATAAAAGGCTGCAAGTGACCAAGCATTTGGGgttgtaaacattttttgtttttcattacttCCGGTTCCCCctatatttgtaagttttctaGCGTACTTGACGGGCTAGTCGGCAaaattaatattgttcttaatttgtatattaattatGGTAAACGTACATAGTGTTTATGTACGATATGGTGTAGGCCGGTTAGTAGGTAATAGagtaaatacatgaattttccCGCGTTTCGACTAGTAATAGCGGGAAAATGTCTGTATTAACGGTTTGTAAATAAGGTATTGTCCAATCAGGATTTGTTTGTAATCAAAATTGATTACAGGTAAAAGgtgtacatgtaaatgtatctCACTTTCTAGCCGTCCTTTGAAGTGTACAcatcaaaattacatttttgataatagttatcaatatCTCAAAGTTGTGGGAGTagtgtatatttttaattttttgaattttcaatttcGAAATGTTATATAGATTATAAGTGTAGTTTTTGATTAGGAATGAAAGTTCATTATCAATGCAGGTTCTCGTGTTGTCCCTATGAGACGGTCTGTCGAAAGATATTTTTGCTGTAGAACACAGGTTTCCAGAGCTTTTATGACCATCAAAGAATGTATGGTTTTATCTCTGGTTTTTCCTGGGCGTGTCTTGGCCGTTGGTACGGGGAAGAACTTTCTTAAGTTAGTTGTAATGATCAATGATTATAAAATGAATGGATGTTTACTTAAACaatgtttatcatatttattacatgttgtatatctaaaataaaatccgGCGTCCAGCGTACTTGACGGGCTAGTCGGCAaaattaatattgttcttaatttgtatattaattatGGTAAACGTACATAGTGTTTATGTACGATATGGTGTAGGCCGGTTAGTAGGTAATAGAGTAAATactatcggtttcagagaattttttgtttgaatcagagtgattctttacaaagt from Mytilus trossulus isolate FHL-02 unplaced genomic scaffold, PNRI_Mtr1.1.1.hap1 h1tg000187l__unscaffolded, whole genome shotgun sequence encodes the following:
- the LOC134700889 gene encoding uncharacterized protein LOC134700889 → MDAELQEQIRIQVSNILTVNQNDMMNQMRSIISSEMGEMHVQQQQLAETQVSKIEATLTDGPKFKKRGNEEQFKQNVKVLSKMKEADSILDGNNPTPDTVCKAKEKLAEGISLMNYRQKLIRIADSSELGWRVVHEYETNPLADDSEDERKLYKAENRAERKVKADKTKKARRVHPYVQPAEQAVTSMTRKPGRCFNCGVKGHWKQECPEKQQRKNDKISNINTLYRNNIEVHVDNLRTKVDTIKSPVNSLRIHINKWKIIQASDYILNVIEKGYMLPLKTLPENVLLDNNRSAKENKSFVTDEIEKLLSKGCISEVFVKPKVVNPLTVAGIGLRDKIKDDVKEAGVDEESELFKYAEHMSSYIVNSRSDNTAKSYFYAFKRWETFIKKHGFQALPAQPVHIALYITYLLDTGATCNTINSAIYSIKWVHEMSNFADPTKNSYIHSLQESAKRVATVKKHKKDPVSLDMLLKLCSMFSDSQDLLVVRDLTMILLSFAGFLRFDEISSLLCKNVEVKSDYLILYIEKSKTDQYRNGNEVLISKGDTIACPYEMFLKYVNLSGVILESNFFLFRPIFRSKSICKLIYKNKKLSYTTARESIISRLKLVSKDLKLGLHSMRSGGATAAANSDVNDRVWKRHGRWKSDSSKDGYVVDSVDKRLQVTKHLGL